From the genome of Euwallacea similis isolate ESF13 chromosome 24, ESF131.1, whole genome shotgun sequence, one region includes:
- the Eip75B gene encoding ecdysone-inducible protein E75 isoform X3, with protein sequence MIISPDSSSVHSIPQMAEPSNNMDFRETKEPALNLEFDGTTVLCRVCGDKASGFHYGVHSCEGCKGFFRRSIQQKIQYRPCTKNQQCSILRINRNRCQYCRLKKCIAVGMSRDAVRFGRVPKREKARILAAMQQSTNSRTLEKAVAAELEDEQRLLATVVRAHVDTCDFTRDKVEPMLQRAREQPSYTACPPSLACPLNPNPQPELTDQQELLQDFSKRFSPAIRGVVEFAKRIPGFILLSQDDQVTLLKAGVFEVLLVRLACMFDSQTASMICLNGQVLKRDSIHNSSNARFLMDSMFDFADRMNSLRLSDAEIGLFSSIVVIAGDRPGLRNMDLIEKMHNKLKHCLQAVVNQNHPGQHHILDELMKKVPDLRTLNTLHSEKLLAFKMTEQQQMMQQQHHLWNSPTEEECNNSKSPVGSSWSSSSDVTMDEAKSPLGSVSSTESMCSSELISNEYHQHVSVNAASAPLLAATLAGGLCPHRHRANSGSISSGDDELAATSHLIHNGLTITPVSRPPPTHRFRKLDSPSDSGIESGTEKVDKPMSVCSSPRSSMDDHHIVEDMPVLKRVLQAPPLYDTNSLMDEAYKPHKKFRALRNKDSAEAEPAIVASPQPSQLQIQLSAPPQSSLSSSHSMLAKSLMEGPRMTAEQMKNTEVIHSYIMRGETAPPASPLMSASPTACPYKTSGLLQPAWATSVITSARSAAASPMHLQSPHSTSPAPSRSPHTPRLMELQVDVADSQQPLNLSKKSPSPRPKVVTLEV encoded by the exons ATGATTATTTCACCTGACAGCAGCAGTGTTCATTCTATCCCTCAAATGGCGGAACCGTCCAATAATATGGATTTTCGAGAAACGAAGGAACCAGCGCTAAATCTAG aATTTGACGGCACGACAGTCCTGTGCCGCGTATGCGGCGACAAGGCTTCAGGATTCCATTATGGAGTTCACTCATGTGAAGGATGCAAA GGCTTCTTCAGAAGGAGTATTCAGCAGAAGATCCAGTACCGGCCCTGCACCAAGAACCAGCAATGCTCCATTCTCAGGATAAACAGGAACAGGTGCCAATACTGCAGACTGAAGAAATGCATCGCCGTTGGGATGAGCAGAGATG CGGTCAGGTTTGGTCGCGTGCCCAAGAGAGAGAAGGCCCGCATTTTGGCAGCCATGCAACAGAGCACCAATTCGCGCACTTTGGAGAAGGCCGTGGCCGCAGAACTCGAAGACGAACAACGTCTTCTAGCCACGGTGGTCAGAGCCCACGTGGACACGTGTGATTTCACGAGGGATAAGGTGGAACCTATGTTACAACGTGCTCGAGAGCAACCGTCCTACACTGCTTGCCCTCCATCTTTG GCTTGTCCTCTAAATCCAAACCCACAACCAGAGCTGACTGATCAACAAGAACTATTACAGGATTTTTCCAAGAGATTTTCGCCGGCTATTCGTGGAGTTGTGGAGTTCGCAAAACGTATCCCGGGCTTCATCCTCCTCTCCCAGGATGATCAAGTTACTCTCCTAAAGGCCGGCGTGTTCGAAGTGTTACTTGTGCGCCTCGCTTGCATGTTCGACTCTCAGACCGCTAGCATGATCTGTTTGAACGGGCAAGTGCTGAAACGAGACTCTATTCACAACAGTTCCAATGCCCGTTTTCTTATGGACAGTATGTTCGATTTCGCCGATCGCATGAATTCGCTGCGTTTGTCGGATGCGGAGATTGGTCTCTTTTCCTCGATCGTAGTAATCGCAGGTGATCGCCCCGGTCTAAGAAATATGGATTTGATCGAAAAGATGCACAACAAGTTGAAGCACTGTTTACAAGCCGTTGTTAACCAAAACCACCCGGGGCAGCATCACATTCTAGACGAACTGATGAAGAAAGTTCCAGATCTCAGGACTTTAAATACCCTGCATTCGGAGAAGTTATTAGCATTCAAAATGACCGAACAGCAACAGATGATGCAACAACAGCATCATTTGTGGAACTCTCCTACTGAAGAAGAATGCAATAACAGCAAAAGCCCAGTTGGGTCTTCATGGTCGTCCTCATCGGATGTTACGATGGACGAGGCCAAGTCTCCATTAGGCTCGGTTTCAAGCACGGAGTCGATGTGTTCTTCAGAATTGATCTCAAATGAGTACCATCAGCACGTGAGCGTGAATGCTGCAAGCGCTCCTCTTCTGGCTGCCACATTGGCCGGTGGTTTATGCCCTCACAGGCACAGAGCAAATTCCGGTTCAATATCATCGGGAGACGACGAGTTGGCGGCCACATCGCATTTGATCCATAATGGGCTGACAATTACTCCAGTGTCCAGACCTCCGCCTACTCACAGGTTTAGGAAATTAGACTCTCCCAGCGATTCTGGCATTGAATCGGGCACCGAAAAAGTCGACAAGCCGATGTCAGTTTGTTCTAGCCCGAGGTCTTCAATGGACGACCACCATATCGTCGAAGACATGCCAGTGTTGAAGCGCGTGTTGCAAGCTCCTCCGCTCTATGACACAAATTCCCTAATGGATGAGGCCTATAAACCGCACAAGAAGTTCCGGGCGTTAAGGAACAAAGATTCCGCAGAGGCAGAACCCGCAATCGTGGCTTCACCTCAGCCGTCACAACTACAGATACAGTTGTCCGCTCCTCCCCAATCTTCATTGTCGAGCTCGCACTCCATGCTAGCCAAGAGTCTTATGGAGGGGCCCAGGATGACCGCTGAGCAAATGAAAAACACAGAGGTTATTCACAGTTACATAATGCGAGGAGAAACAGCCCCTCCGGCGTCCCCGCTTATGAGCGCCTCCCCCACGGCATGTCCATACAAGACAAGTGGCCTGTTACAGCCTGCTTGGGCCACCAGCGTAATTACCAGCGCCCGATCGGCTGCCGCCAGTCCCATGCACTTGCAGTCGCCGCATTCCACCTCTCCGGCCCCATCCAGGTCTCCGCATACTCCCAGACTGATGGAGTTGCAGGTGGATGTGGCGGATTCGCAACAGCCTTTGAATCTGTCGAAGAAGTCGCCCTCTCCGAGACCGAAGGTGGTAACGTTGGAAGTGTAG
- the Eip75B gene encoding ecdysone-inducible protein E75 isoform X1 → MQTSTIIFKTEAKEFRIPSGGIVSSTSSPSNSMRPPPPPPPPKIRVLENKLEEPTSSMPDLEFDGTTVLCRVCGDKASGFHYGVHSCEGCKGFFRRSIQQKIQYRPCTKNQQCSILRINRNRCQYCRLKKCIAVGMSRDAVRFGRVPKREKARILAAMQQSTNSRTLEKAVAAELEDEQRLLATVVRAHVDTCDFTRDKVEPMLQRAREQPSYTACPPSLACPLNPNPQPELTDQQELLQDFSKRFSPAIRGVVEFAKRIPGFILLSQDDQVTLLKAGVFEVLLVRLACMFDSQTASMICLNGQVLKRDSIHNSSNARFLMDSMFDFADRMNSLRLSDAEIGLFSSIVVIAGDRPGLRNMDLIEKMHNKLKHCLQAVVNQNHPGQHHILDELMKKVPDLRTLNTLHSEKLLAFKMTEQQQMMQQQHHLWNSPTEEECNNSKSPVGSSWSSSSDVTMDEAKSPLGSVSSTESMCSSELISNEYHQHVSVNAASAPLLAATLAGGLCPHRHRANSGSISSGDDELAATSHLIHNGLTITPVSRPPPTHRFRKLDSPSDSGIESGTEKVDKPMSVCSSPRSSMDDHHIVEDMPVLKRVLQAPPLYDTNSLMDEAYKPHKKFRALRNKDSAEAEPAIVASPQPSQLQIQLSAPPQSSLSSSHSMLAKSLMEGPRMTAEQMKNTEVIHSYIMRGETAPPASPLMSASPTACPYKTSGLLQPAWATSVITSARSAAASPMHLQSPHSTSPAPSRSPHTPRLMELQVDVADSQQPLNLSKKSPSPRPKVVTLEV, encoded by the exons aATTTGACGGCACGACAGTCCTGTGCCGCGTATGCGGCGACAAGGCTTCAGGATTCCATTATGGAGTTCACTCATGTGAAGGATGCAAA GGCTTCTTCAGAAGGAGTATTCAGCAGAAGATCCAGTACCGGCCCTGCACCAAGAACCAGCAATGCTCCATTCTCAGGATAAACAGGAACAGGTGCCAATACTGCAGACTGAAGAAATGCATCGCCGTTGGGATGAGCAGAGATG CGGTCAGGTTTGGTCGCGTGCCCAAGAGAGAGAAGGCCCGCATTTTGGCAGCCATGCAACAGAGCACCAATTCGCGCACTTTGGAGAAGGCCGTGGCCGCAGAACTCGAAGACGAACAACGTCTTCTAGCCACGGTGGTCAGAGCCCACGTGGACACGTGTGATTTCACGAGGGATAAGGTGGAACCTATGTTACAACGTGCTCGAGAGCAACCGTCCTACACTGCTTGCCCTCCATCTTTG GCTTGTCCTCTAAATCCAAACCCACAACCAGAGCTGACTGATCAACAAGAACTATTACAGGATTTTTCCAAGAGATTTTCGCCGGCTATTCGTGGAGTTGTGGAGTTCGCAAAACGTATCCCGGGCTTCATCCTCCTCTCCCAGGATGATCAAGTTACTCTCCTAAAGGCCGGCGTGTTCGAAGTGTTACTTGTGCGCCTCGCTTGCATGTTCGACTCTCAGACCGCTAGCATGATCTGTTTGAACGGGCAAGTGCTGAAACGAGACTCTATTCACAACAGTTCCAATGCCCGTTTTCTTATGGACAGTATGTTCGATTTCGCCGATCGCATGAATTCGCTGCGTTTGTCGGATGCGGAGATTGGTCTCTTTTCCTCGATCGTAGTAATCGCAGGTGATCGCCCCGGTCTAAGAAATATGGATTTGATCGAAAAGATGCACAACAAGTTGAAGCACTGTTTACAAGCCGTTGTTAACCAAAACCACCCGGGGCAGCATCACATTCTAGACGAACTGATGAAGAAAGTTCCAGATCTCAGGACTTTAAATACCCTGCATTCGGAGAAGTTATTAGCATTCAAAATGACCGAACAGCAACAGATGATGCAACAACAGCATCATTTGTGGAACTCTCCTACTGAAGAAGAATGCAATAACAGCAAAAGCCCAGTTGGGTCTTCATGGTCGTCCTCATCGGATGTTACGATGGACGAGGCCAAGTCTCCATTAGGCTCGGTTTCAAGCACGGAGTCGATGTGTTCTTCAGAATTGATCTCAAATGAGTACCATCAGCACGTGAGCGTGAATGCTGCAAGCGCTCCTCTTCTGGCTGCCACATTGGCCGGTGGTTTATGCCCTCACAGGCACAGAGCAAATTCCGGTTCAATATCATCGGGAGACGACGAGTTGGCGGCCACATCGCATTTGATCCATAATGGGCTGACAATTACTCCAGTGTCCAGACCTCCGCCTACTCACAGGTTTAGGAAATTAGACTCTCCCAGCGATTCTGGCATTGAATCGGGCACCGAAAAAGTCGACAAGCCGATGTCAGTTTGTTCTAGCCCGAGGTCTTCAATGGACGACCACCATATCGTCGAAGACATGCCAGTGTTGAAGCGCGTGTTGCAAGCTCCTCCGCTCTATGACACAAATTCCCTAATGGATGAGGCCTATAAACCGCACAAGAAGTTCCGGGCGTTAAGGAACAAAGATTCCGCAGAGGCAGAACCCGCAATCGTGGCTTCACCTCAGCCGTCACAACTACAGATACAGTTGTCCGCTCCTCCCCAATCTTCATTGTCGAGCTCGCACTCCATGCTAGCCAAGAGTCTTATGGAGGGGCCCAGGATGACCGCTGAGCAAATGAAAAACACAGAGGTTATTCACAGTTACATAATGCGAGGAGAAACAGCCCCTCCGGCGTCCCCGCTTATGAGCGCCTCCCCCACGGCATGTCCATACAAGACAAGTGGCCTGTTACAGCCTGCTTGGGCCACCAGCGTAATTACCAGCGCCCGATCGGCTGCCGCCAGTCCCATGCACTTGCAGTCGCCGCATTCCACCTCTCCGGCCCCATCCAGGTCTCCGCATACTCCCAGACTGATGGAGTTGCAGGTGGATGTGGCGGATTCGCAACAGCCTTTGAATCTGTCGAAGAAGTCGCCCTCTCCGAGACCGAAGGTGGTAACGTTGGAAGTGTAG
- the Eip75B gene encoding ecdysone-inducible protein E75 isoform X2, with translation MTVNDFKETACATVQPMVEDMDIEGEVVIGPEGSHEENLLGQILAEFDGTTVLCRVCGDKASGFHYGVHSCEGCKGFFRRSIQQKIQYRPCTKNQQCSILRINRNRCQYCRLKKCIAVGMSRDAVRFGRVPKREKARILAAMQQSTNSRTLEKAVAAELEDEQRLLATVVRAHVDTCDFTRDKVEPMLQRAREQPSYTACPPSLACPLNPNPQPELTDQQELLQDFSKRFSPAIRGVVEFAKRIPGFILLSQDDQVTLLKAGVFEVLLVRLACMFDSQTASMICLNGQVLKRDSIHNSSNARFLMDSMFDFADRMNSLRLSDAEIGLFSSIVVIAGDRPGLRNMDLIEKMHNKLKHCLQAVVNQNHPGQHHILDELMKKVPDLRTLNTLHSEKLLAFKMTEQQQMMQQQHHLWNSPTEEECNNSKSPVGSSWSSSSDVTMDEAKSPLGSVSSTESMCSSELISNEYHQHVSVNAASAPLLAATLAGGLCPHRHRANSGSISSGDDELAATSHLIHNGLTITPVSRPPPTHRFRKLDSPSDSGIESGTEKVDKPMSVCSSPRSSMDDHHIVEDMPVLKRVLQAPPLYDTNSLMDEAYKPHKKFRALRNKDSAEAEPAIVASPQPSQLQIQLSAPPQSSLSSSHSMLAKSLMEGPRMTAEQMKNTEVIHSYIMRGETAPPASPLMSASPTACPYKTSGLLQPAWATSVITSARSAAASPMHLQSPHSTSPAPSRSPHTPRLMELQVDVADSQQPLNLSKKSPSPRPKVVTLEV, from the exons aATTTGACGGCACGACAGTCCTGTGCCGCGTATGCGGCGACAAGGCTTCAGGATTCCATTATGGAGTTCACTCATGTGAAGGATGCAAA GGCTTCTTCAGAAGGAGTATTCAGCAGAAGATCCAGTACCGGCCCTGCACCAAGAACCAGCAATGCTCCATTCTCAGGATAAACAGGAACAGGTGCCAATACTGCAGACTGAAGAAATGCATCGCCGTTGGGATGAGCAGAGATG CGGTCAGGTTTGGTCGCGTGCCCAAGAGAGAGAAGGCCCGCATTTTGGCAGCCATGCAACAGAGCACCAATTCGCGCACTTTGGAGAAGGCCGTGGCCGCAGAACTCGAAGACGAACAACGTCTTCTAGCCACGGTGGTCAGAGCCCACGTGGACACGTGTGATTTCACGAGGGATAAGGTGGAACCTATGTTACAACGTGCTCGAGAGCAACCGTCCTACACTGCTTGCCCTCCATCTTTG GCTTGTCCTCTAAATCCAAACCCACAACCAGAGCTGACTGATCAACAAGAACTATTACAGGATTTTTCCAAGAGATTTTCGCCGGCTATTCGTGGAGTTGTGGAGTTCGCAAAACGTATCCCGGGCTTCATCCTCCTCTCCCAGGATGATCAAGTTACTCTCCTAAAGGCCGGCGTGTTCGAAGTGTTACTTGTGCGCCTCGCTTGCATGTTCGACTCTCAGACCGCTAGCATGATCTGTTTGAACGGGCAAGTGCTGAAACGAGACTCTATTCACAACAGTTCCAATGCCCGTTTTCTTATGGACAGTATGTTCGATTTCGCCGATCGCATGAATTCGCTGCGTTTGTCGGATGCGGAGATTGGTCTCTTTTCCTCGATCGTAGTAATCGCAGGTGATCGCCCCGGTCTAAGAAATATGGATTTGATCGAAAAGATGCACAACAAGTTGAAGCACTGTTTACAAGCCGTTGTTAACCAAAACCACCCGGGGCAGCATCACATTCTAGACGAACTGATGAAGAAAGTTCCAGATCTCAGGACTTTAAATACCCTGCATTCGGAGAAGTTATTAGCATTCAAAATGACCGAACAGCAACAGATGATGCAACAACAGCATCATTTGTGGAACTCTCCTACTGAAGAAGAATGCAATAACAGCAAAAGCCCAGTTGGGTCTTCATGGTCGTCCTCATCGGATGTTACGATGGACGAGGCCAAGTCTCCATTAGGCTCGGTTTCAAGCACGGAGTCGATGTGTTCTTCAGAATTGATCTCAAATGAGTACCATCAGCACGTGAGCGTGAATGCTGCAAGCGCTCCTCTTCTGGCTGCCACATTGGCCGGTGGTTTATGCCCTCACAGGCACAGAGCAAATTCCGGTTCAATATCATCGGGAGACGACGAGTTGGCGGCCACATCGCATTTGATCCATAATGGGCTGACAATTACTCCAGTGTCCAGACCTCCGCCTACTCACAGGTTTAGGAAATTAGACTCTCCCAGCGATTCTGGCATTGAATCGGGCACCGAAAAAGTCGACAAGCCGATGTCAGTTTGTTCTAGCCCGAGGTCTTCAATGGACGACCACCATATCGTCGAAGACATGCCAGTGTTGAAGCGCGTGTTGCAAGCTCCTCCGCTCTATGACACAAATTCCCTAATGGATGAGGCCTATAAACCGCACAAGAAGTTCCGGGCGTTAAGGAACAAAGATTCCGCAGAGGCAGAACCCGCAATCGTGGCTTCACCTCAGCCGTCACAACTACAGATACAGTTGTCCGCTCCTCCCCAATCTTCATTGTCGAGCTCGCACTCCATGCTAGCCAAGAGTCTTATGGAGGGGCCCAGGATGACCGCTGAGCAAATGAAAAACACAGAGGTTATTCACAGTTACATAATGCGAGGAGAAACAGCCCCTCCGGCGTCCCCGCTTATGAGCGCCTCCCCCACGGCATGTCCATACAAGACAAGTGGCCTGTTACAGCCTGCTTGGGCCACCAGCGTAATTACCAGCGCCCGATCGGCTGCCGCCAGTCCCATGCACTTGCAGTCGCCGCATTCCACCTCTCCGGCCCCATCCAGGTCTCCGCATACTCCCAGACTGATGGAGTTGCAGGTGGATGTGGCGGATTCGCAACAGCCTTTGAATCTGTCGAAGAAGTCGCCCTCTCCGAGACCGAAGGTGGTAACGTTGGAAGTGTAG
- the Eip75B gene encoding ecdysone-inducible protein E75 isoform X4, whose translation MPGRAVFRYVSSSPVTREKCKMTEELPILKGILNGVVNYHNAPVRFGRVPKREKARILAAMQQSTNSRTLEKAVAAELEDEQRLLATVVRAHVDTCDFTRDKVEPMLQRAREQPSYTACPPSLACPLNPNPQPELTDQQELLQDFSKRFSPAIRGVVEFAKRIPGFILLSQDDQVTLLKAGVFEVLLVRLACMFDSQTASMICLNGQVLKRDSIHNSSNARFLMDSMFDFADRMNSLRLSDAEIGLFSSIVVIAGDRPGLRNMDLIEKMHNKLKHCLQAVVNQNHPGQHHILDELMKKVPDLRTLNTLHSEKLLAFKMTEQQQMMQQQHHLWNSPTEEECNNSKSPVGSSWSSSSDVTMDEAKSPLGSVSSTESMCSSELISNEYHQHVSVNAASAPLLAATLAGGLCPHRHRANSGSISSGDDELAATSHLIHNGLTITPVSRPPPTHRFRKLDSPSDSGIESGTEKVDKPMSVCSSPRSSMDDHHIVEDMPVLKRVLQAPPLYDTNSLMDEAYKPHKKFRALRNKDSAEAEPAIVASPQPSQLQIQLSAPPQSSLSSSHSMLAKSLMEGPRMTAEQMKNTEVIHSYIMRGETAPPASPLMSASPTACPYKTSGLLQPAWATSVITSARSAAASPMHLQSPHSTSPAPSRSPHTPRLMELQVDVADSQQPLNLSKKSPSPRPKVVTLEV comes from the exons ATGCCAGGCCGCGCGGTATTTCGCTACGTGAGCAGCAGCCCGGTCACCCGCGAAAAGTGCAAAATGACCGAGGAGTTGCCAATCCTCAAAGGAATACTTAATGGGGTCGTCAATTATCATAACGCAC CGGTCAGGTTTGGTCGCGTGCCCAAGAGAGAGAAGGCCCGCATTTTGGCAGCCATGCAACAGAGCACCAATTCGCGCACTTTGGAGAAGGCCGTGGCCGCAGAACTCGAAGACGAACAACGTCTTCTAGCCACGGTGGTCAGAGCCCACGTGGACACGTGTGATTTCACGAGGGATAAGGTGGAACCTATGTTACAACGTGCTCGAGAGCAACCGTCCTACACTGCTTGCCCTCCATCTTTG GCTTGTCCTCTAAATCCAAACCCACAACCAGAGCTGACTGATCAACAAGAACTATTACAGGATTTTTCCAAGAGATTTTCGCCGGCTATTCGTGGAGTTGTGGAGTTCGCAAAACGTATCCCGGGCTTCATCCTCCTCTCCCAGGATGATCAAGTTACTCTCCTAAAGGCCGGCGTGTTCGAAGTGTTACTTGTGCGCCTCGCTTGCATGTTCGACTCTCAGACCGCTAGCATGATCTGTTTGAACGGGCAAGTGCTGAAACGAGACTCTATTCACAACAGTTCCAATGCCCGTTTTCTTATGGACAGTATGTTCGATTTCGCCGATCGCATGAATTCGCTGCGTTTGTCGGATGCGGAGATTGGTCTCTTTTCCTCGATCGTAGTAATCGCAGGTGATCGCCCCGGTCTAAGAAATATGGATTTGATCGAAAAGATGCACAACAAGTTGAAGCACTGTTTACAAGCCGTTGTTAACCAAAACCACCCGGGGCAGCATCACATTCTAGACGAACTGATGAAGAAAGTTCCAGATCTCAGGACTTTAAATACCCTGCATTCGGAGAAGTTATTAGCATTCAAAATGACCGAACAGCAACAGATGATGCAACAACAGCATCATTTGTGGAACTCTCCTACTGAAGAAGAATGCAATAACAGCAAAAGCCCAGTTGGGTCTTCATGGTCGTCCTCATCGGATGTTACGATGGACGAGGCCAAGTCTCCATTAGGCTCGGTTTCAAGCACGGAGTCGATGTGTTCTTCAGAATTGATCTCAAATGAGTACCATCAGCACGTGAGCGTGAATGCTGCAAGCGCTCCTCTTCTGGCTGCCACATTGGCCGGTGGTTTATGCCCTCACAGGCACAGAGCAAATTCCGGTTCAATATCATCGGGAGACGACGAGTTGGCGGCCACATCGCATTTGATCCATAATGGGCTGACAATTACTCCAGTGTCCAGACCTCCGCCTACTCACAGGTTTAGGAAATTAGACTCTCCCAGCGATTCTGGCATTGAATCGGGCACCGAAAAAGTCGACAAGCCGATGTCAGTTTGTTCTAGCCCGAGGTCTTCAATGGACGACCACCATATCGTCGAAGACATGCCAGTGTTGAAGCGCGTGTTGCAAGCTCCTCCGCTCTATGACACAAATTCCCTAATGGATGAGGCCTATAAACCGCACAAGAAGTTCCGGGCGTTAAGGAACAAAGATTCCGCAGAGGCAGAACCCGCAATCGTGGCTTCACCTCAGCCGTCACAACTACAGATACAGTTGTCCGCTCCTCCCCAATCTTCATTGTCGAGCTCGCACTCCATGCTAGCCAAGAGTCTTATGGAGGGGCCCAGGATGACCGCTGAGCAAATGAAAAACACAGAGGTTATTCACAGTTACATAATGCGAGGAGAAACAGCCCCTCCGGCGTCCCCGCTTATGAGCGCCTCCCCCACGGCATGTCCATACAAGACAAGTGGCCTGTTACAGCCTGCTTGGGCCACCAGCGTAATTACCAGCGCCCGATCGGCTGCCGCCAGTCCCATGCACTTGCAGTCGCCGCATTCCACCTCTCCGGCCCCATCCAGGTCTCCGCATACTCCCAGACTGATGGAGTTGCAGGTGGATGTGGCGGATTCGCAACAGCCTTTGAATCTGTCGAAGAAGTCGCCCTCTCCGAGACCGAAGGTGGTAACGTTGGAAGTGTAG